Proteins encoded together in one Prionailurus viverrinus isolate Anna chromosome B1, UM_Priviv_1.0, whole genome shotgun sequence window:
- the SMARCA5 gene encoding SWI/SNF-related matrix-associated actin-dependent regulator of chromatin subfamily A member 5: MSSAAEPPPPPPPESAPSKPAASAAGSVSNSSNKGGPEGVAAQAAPSAASSGPADSEMEEVFDDASPGKQKEIQEPDPTYEEKMQTDRANRFEYLLKQTELFAHFIQPAAQKTPTSPLKMKPGRPRIKKDEKQNLLSVGDYRHRRTEQEEDEELLTESSKATNVCTRFEDSPSYVKWGKLRDYQVRGLNWLISLYENGINGILADEMGLGKTLQTISLLGYMKHYRNIPGPHMVLVPKSTLHNWMSEFKRWVPTLRSVCLIGDKEQRAAFVRDVLLPGEWDVCVTSYEMLIKEKSVFKKFNWRYLVIDEAHRIKNEKSKLSEIVREFKTTNRLLLTGTPLQNNLHELWSLLNFLLPDVFNSADDFDSWFDTNNCLGDQKLVERLHMVLRPFLLRRIKADVEKSLPPKKEVKIYVGLSKMQREWYTRILMKDIDILNSAGKMDKMRLLNILMQLRKCCNHPYLFDGAEPGPPYTTDMHLVTNSGKMVVLDKLLPKLKEQGSRVLIFSQMTRVLDILEDYCMWRNYEYCRLDGQTPHDERQESINAYNEPNSTKFVFMLSTRAGGLGINLATADVVILYDSDWNPQVDLQAMDRAHRIGQTKTVRVFRFITDNTVEERIVERAEMKLRLDSIVIQQGRLVDQNLNKIGKDEMLQMIRHGATHVFASKESEITDEDIDGILERGAKKTAEMNEKLSKMGESSLRNFTMDTESSVYNFEGEDYREKQKIAFTEWIEPPKRERKANYAVDAYFREALRVSEPKAPKAPRPPKQPNVQDFQFFPPRLFELLEKEILYYRKTIGYKVPRNPDLPNAAQAQKEEQLKIDEAEPLNDEELEEKEKLLTQGFTNWNKRDFNQFIKANEKWGRDDIENIAREVEGKTPEEVIEYSAVFWERCNELQDIEKIMAQIERGEARIQRRISIKKALDTKIGRYKAPFHQLRISYGTNKGKNYTEEEDRFLICMLHKLGFDKENVYDELRQCIRNSPQFRFDWFLKSRTAMELQRRCNTLITLIERENMELEEKEKAEKKKRGPKPSTQKRKMDGAPDGRGRKKKLKL, translated from the exons CAAACCGACCGAGCAAATAGATTTGAGTATTTATTAAAGCAGACAGAACTGTTTGCACATTTCATTCAGCCTGCTGCTCAGAAGACTCCAACCTCACCTTTGAAGATGAAACCAGGGCGCCCAcgaataaaaaaggatgagaaacaAAACTTGCTATCAGTTGGCGA CTACCGACATCGTAGAACTGAGCAAGAGGAGGATGAAGAACTCTTAACCGAAAGCTCTAAAGCAACCAATGTTTGCACTAGATTTGAAGACTCTCCATCat ATGTAAAATGGGGTAAACTGAGAGATTATCAGGTCCGAGGATTGAATTGGCTCATTTCTTTGTATGAGAATGGCATCAATGGTATCCTTGCAGATGAAATG GGCTTGGGAAAGACTCTTCAAACAATTTCTCTTCTTGGGTACATGAAACACTATAGAAACATTCCCGGTCCTCATATGGTTTTGGTTCCTAAGTCTACATTACACAACTGGATGAGTGAATTCAAAAGATGGGTACCAACACTTAGATCTGTTTGCTTGATAGGAGATAAAGAACAAAGA GCTGCTTTTGTCAGAGATGTTTTATTACCAGGAGAATGGGATGTATGTGTAACATCTTATGAAATGCTTATAAAAGAGAAGtctgttttcaaaaaatttaattgGAGATACTTAGTTATAGATGAAGCTCACAggatcaaaaatgaaaaatccaag TTGTCAGAAATAGTGAGGGAATTCAAGACTACAAATCGACTATTATTAACTGGAACACCTCTTCAAAACAACTTGCACGAGCTCTGGtcacttcttaattttttgttgCCAGATGTCTTTAATTCAGCAGAC GACTTTGATTCATGGTTTGATACAAACAATTGCCTTGGGGATCAAAAGCTGGTTGAGAGGCTTCATATG GTTTTGCGTCCATTCCTCCTTCGTCGAATTAAAGCTGACGTTGAAAAGAGTTTGCCTccaaagaaggaagtaaaaatctATGTGGGTCTCAGCAAAATGCAAAGGGAATG GTATACTCGGATATTAATGAAGGATATAGATATACTAAACTCTGCAGGGAAGATGGACAAAATGAGGTTATTGAATATTCTGATGCAGTTGAGGAAATGCTGTAATCATCCATATCTCTTTGATGGAGCTGAACCTGGTCCACCTTATACGACAGATATGCATCTAGTTACCAACAGTGGCAAAATGGTGGTGTTAGACAAGCTGCTCCCTAAATTAAAAGAACAAG GTTCACGAGTACTAATCTTCAGTCAGATGACAAGGGTATTGGATATTTTGGAAGATTATTGCATGTGGAGAAATTATGAGTACTGTAGATTGGATGGGCAGACACCCCATGATGAGAGACAA GAGTCCATCAATGCGTACAATGAACCAAACAGCACAAAGTTTGTTTTCATGTTAAGTACACGTGCTGGTGGTCTTGGCATTAATCTTGCTACTGCTGATGTGGTAATTTTGTATGATTCAGATTGGAATCCCCAAGTAGATCTCCAGGCTATG GACCGGGCACATAGAATTGGACAAACCAAGACAGTCCGAGTGTTCCGCTTTATAACTGATAATACTGTGGAAGAAAGAATAGTGGAACGTGCTGAGATGAAACTCAGACTGGATTCAATAGTCATTCAACAAG gAAGGCTTGTGGATCAGAATCTGAACAAAATTGGGAAAGATGAAATGCTTCAAATGATTAGACATGGGGCAACACATGTATTTGCTTCAAAGGAAAGTGAGATTACGGATGAGGATATTGATGGTATTTTGGAAAGAGGTGCAAAGAAG aCTGCAGAGATGAATGAAAAGCTCTCCAAGATGGGTGAAAGCTCCCTTAGAAACTTCACAATGGATACAGAGTCGAGTGTTTATAACTTTGAAGGAGAGGATTATAGAGAGAAACAAAAG ATAGCATTCACAGAGTGGATTGAACCACCAAAACGAGAAAGAAAAGCCAACTATGCTGTTGATGCCTATTTTAGGGAAGCTCTTCGTGTCAGTGAACCTAAAGCACCCAAG GCTCCTCGACCTCCGAAACAACCTAACGTTCAGGATTTCCAGTTCTTTCCTCCGCGTTTATTTGAATtattggaaaaagaaattttgtattACAGAAAAACTATTGGGTACAAG gtgccTCGAAATCCTGACCTACCAAATGCAGCACAGGCACAAAAAGAAGAACAGCTTAAGATTGATGAAGCTGAACCCCTTAATGATGAAGAgttagaggaaaaagagaagcttCTAACACAG GGATTTACCAATTGGAATAAGAGAGATTTTAACCAGTTTATCAAAGCTAATGAGAAGTGGGGTCGTGATGATATTGAAAATATTGCAagagaagtagaaggaaaaactCCAGAAGAAGTTATTGAATATTCAG CTGTATTCTGGGAAAGATGCAATGAACTCCAGGACATAGAGAAGATTATGGCTCAAATTGAAAGGGGAGAGGCAagaattcaaagaagaattagTATCAAAAAAGCACTTGACACGAAG ATTGGACGGTACAAAGCACCTTTTCATCAGCTGAGAATATCGTATGGTactaacaaaggaaaaaactATACTGAAGAAGAGGATCGTTTTCTAATCTGTATGCTTCACAAACTTGGATTCGACAAAGAAAACGTTTATGATGAATTACGACAGTGTATTCGCAACTCTCCTCAGTTCAGATTTGACTGGTTTTTGAAGTCCAGAACTGCAATG GAACTCCAGAGGAGGTGTAACACCTTAATTACCTTgattgaaagagaaaacatggaactagaagaaaaagagaaggcagagaaaaagaagagaggaccAAAACCTTCT ACACAGAAACGTAAAATGGATGGAGCACCTGATGGtcgaggaagaaaaaagaagctgaAACTATGA